In Candidatus Poribacteria bacterium, a single genomic region encodes these proteins:
- a CDS encoding Gfo/Idh/MocA family oxidoreductase, which translates to MAIGWGVIGCGQIANGRAIPEGIMVAENARLVGVCDLLIDRAQATADTFGGKVYQDTAALLSDSAIDAVYIAAPPATHADLTINAAKNGKHVLCQKPIALNAHQGEEMVRICREQNVVLGIGFMMRYHACHEKMRDLIRDGAIGTPVAARVRYSVWAPPVDTDEDFGAWIHDPKIAGGGSMMDMGVHTIDLMSMMVGRITEVCSFCDTLVHGYEVEDTASILFKFDNGAQGVMECYMSVPNFRGRRLLEVYGSEGMLVAENTIYQLPTGNLWYYKRTPDGLVESEAEAIEYSPENMYLREIQLFSEAVESGSAYQIPGEEGLYVQRVVDAIYRSSAERRVIALDN; encoded by the coding sequence ATGGCAATCGGCTGGGGTGTCATTGGATGTGGACAGATTGCTAATGGGCGTGCCATTCCGGAAGGTATTATGGTTGCGGAGAACGCGCGACTTGTTGGCGTCTGTGACCTCCTTATAGATCGCGCTCAGGCAACTGCCGATACATTTGGCGGAAAAGTTTATCAGGATACAGCGGCGTTATTGTCGGACTCTGCCATTGATGCAGTGTATATCGCTGCCCCGCCCGCAACCCACGCAGACCTCACCATCAACGCAGCTAAAAATGGCAAACATGTGCTGTGCCAGAAACCAATTGCTTTGAACGCCCATCAGGGGGAGGAGATGGTGCGTATCTGCCGTGAACAAAATGTCGTACTTGGTATCGGTTTCATGATGCGTTATCATGCGTGCCATGAAAAAATGCGCGATCTGATTCGAGATGGTGCTATCGGAACACCGGTAGCTGCACGCGTCCGTTACTCCGTTTGGGCACCTCCTGTTGATACCGATGAGGATTTTGGGGCTTGGATACACGATCCGAAGATTGCTGGTGGGGGATCCATGATGGATATGGGCGTTCATACCATCGATTTGATGTCGATGATGGTTGGACGCATCACAGAAGTATGCAGCTTCTGCGATACACTCGTACACGGTTATGAGGTAGAGGATACTGCTTCCATTCTTTTCAAGTTCGACAATGGAGCACAGGGGGTTATGGAGTGCTATATGAGTGTGCCGAACTTCCGTGGGCGTAGATTGCTAGAGGTATATGGAAGCGAAGGGATGCTGGTCGCAGAAAACACAATTTATCAATTGCCAACGGGAAACCTATGGTACTACAAACGCACACCCGACGGACTCGTAGAATCCGAAGCTGAGGCGATTGAGTACAGCCCAGAAAATATGTATTTGCGGGAGATCCAGCTTTTTTCCGAGGCGGTGGAAAGCGGTAGCGCATATCAGATTCCGGGTGAAGAAGGGTTATATGTGCAACGGGTGGTTGATGCCATTTACCGTTCTTCCGCGGAACGACGTGTTATTGCGCTGGACAATTGA